From the Desulfomonilaceae bacterium genome, one window contains:
- the aprB gene encoding adenylyl-sulfate reductase subunit beta — protein sequence MPSFVIMEKCDGCKGQDKTACMYICPNDLMVLNKETMKAWNRAPEMCWECYNCVKICPQQAIDVRGYADFVPMGASCVPLRGSEDIMWTVKFRNGQLKRFKFPIRTTAEGTAVPDGGFGEVTTDLASQCLYNEPAALKLAALPTVKK from the coding sequence ATGCCAAGTTTTGTAATTATGGAAAAATGTGATGGGTGCAAGGGGCAGGATAAAACCGCTTGTATGTACATCTGCCCGAATGATTTGATGGTTCTTAACAAAGAGACAATGAAAGCATGGAACCGCGCGCCTGAAATGTGCTGGGAATGCTACAATTGCGTTAAGATTTGCCCCCAGCAGGCGATAGACGTCCGTGGTTATGCGGACTTTGTCCCCATGGGCGCTTCATGCGTACCCCTGAGAGGTTCGGAAGACATTATGTGGACTGTTAAGTTCCGTAATGGTCAGCTCAAAAGGTTTAAGTTCCCTATCCGCACGACTGCTGAAGGTACGGCTGTTCCTGATGGCGGTTTTGGCGAGGTTACAACTGATCTGGCTAGCCAGTGCCTGTACAACGAGCCGGCTGCTCTGAAGCTAGCTGCCCTACCCACTGTAAAGAAGTAA